The Rhinatrema bivittatum chromosome 4, aRhiBiv1.1, whole genome shotgun sequence genome window below encodes:
- the AKAP5 gene encoding A-kinase anchor protein 5: protein MDFCAITLHSPQGIPQIDQTDSRPEGVQSSSQKSSLQKIITKGSSAKAFLRKDKQINNRHKMSKTLNLSEYLSETKKSSPLDKITAGHKTGEICLEEISTEFTNVSSVHSYEVNINKEAKYCFKKLEDGTFSIEKKPSDDMEQKNQAPSQTESTSKQKPKPTGPHTGRYAYKPLKICFKKRSKTFKKTLEAKDEHQADYVTLQHTNHFNLEKEKQSDPGKKADDSNYSQSSRGTWATIKSLVMPRKRLHPSKMHSYLDSQVHPEAMVGNACLQRCVRKKTGAKLKIPCISFSRDKKKSGPCEVTEEKCCTLKTKGMKDIPRETEANRDERTSMIKSNLHQSLNGASPDKECDLMADEQVRGPILSTGKSPEMGNDTSWPEIIEQATGASVINGKHVQRNPQEAREHRNISENKGEEDLISSSETQRFSQNMLNSKQPAGGVLLPSPELEGQEENAPAKEGERCTRQKARPDSQQCSLGQRGLDDDQDGTERQIISKDTKIHKQNEQSVGEEFILPAYKVQSNEKSENNKTGSPVEHISSVMVSRGDEMCESELCSRKALPTNQPAYHTLRTSDQYEMLLIKAASSLVKTVIQSSVEQVIDEMSFDSNHQPSILQS from the coding sequence ATGGACTTTTGTGCAATCACATTACATTCTCCTCAAGGGATACCTCAGATCGATCAAACTGACTCCAGGCCTGAAGGAGTCCAATCAAGCTCACAAAAAAGCAGCCTTCAGAAAATAATCACAAAAGGCTCTTCTGCCAAGGCATTCCTCAGAAAAGATAAGCAAATCAATAACAGACACAAGATGAGCAAGACGCTCAATCTGTCTGAATATCTTTCAGAGACCAAGAAGAGTTCACCTCTGGATAAGATCACAGCTGGACACAAAACTGGTGAAATTTGTTTAGAAGAAATTTCAACTGAATTCACCAATGTCTCTTCAGTACATTCATATGAAGTTAACATTAATAAAGAAGCAAAGTACTGTTTTAAGAAATTAGAGGATGGGACCTTCAGCATAGAGAAGAAGCCATCAGATGATATGGAACAGAAAAATCAAGCACCATCACAGACCGAAAGCACAAGCAAACAGAAaccaaaacccactggtcctcaTACTGGACGGTATGCATACAAGCCATTAAAGATCTGTTTTAAGAAAAGAAGTAAAACGTTTAAGAAAACTTTAGAAGCAAAAGATGAGCATCAAGCAGACTACGTTACCTTACAGCATACAAATCATTTCAATTTGGAAAAGGAGAAGCAGTCAGATCCAGGCAAAAAAGCAGATGACTCGAATTATTCCCAGTCATCAAGAGGAACATGGGCAACGATTAAAAGTCTTGTAATGCCAAGAAAAAGATTGCATCCTTCAAAGATGCATTCCTACCTTGACTCTCAAGTGCACCCAGAAGCAATGGTAGGAAATGCCTGCCTTCAGCGTTGTGTTAGAAAAAAGACTGGTGCCAAACTTAAAATTCCATGCATAAGTTTCTCAAGAGACAAGAAGAAATCTGGCCCTTGTGAAGTAACAGAGGAAAAATGCTGTACGCTGAAAACAAAAGGAATGAAGGACATACCAAGGGAAACTGAAGCTAACAGAGATGAGAGAACATCAATGATAAAATCTAACCTGCATCAATCCTTAAATGGAGCCTCACCGGATAAAGAATGTGACCTTATGGCAGACGAACAGGTCAGGGGCCCAATTCTTTCCACCGGGAAGAGCCCAGAAATGGGCAACGATACTAGCTGGCCAGAAATAATAGAGCAGGCAACCGGGGCTAGCGTAATAAATGGGAAACATGTACAGAGGAACCCACAGGAGGCTCGAGAGCACAGAAATATTTCAGAGaacaagggggaggaggatttgATTTCTAGTTCCGAGACTCAAAGGTTCTCACAAAACATGCTGAACAGCAAGCAACCAGCAGGCGGTGTGCTCCTTCCTAGTCCCGAGCTAGAAGGGCAGGAAGAAAATGCACCTGCCAAAGAGGGAGAAAGGTGCACACGTCAGAAGGCAAGGCCAGATTCACAGCAATGTTCACTTGGGCAGAGAGGATTAGATGATGATCAAGATGGTACTGAAAGGCAAATTATAAGCAAAGATACAAAAATACACAAACAAAATGAACAATCTGTCGGAGAGGAGTTCATTTTGCCTGCTTATAAAGTACAAAGTAATGAAAAAAGTGAGAACAATAAAACTGGCAGTCCTGTGGAGCACATCAGTAGCGTAATGGTGTCAAGAGGTGATGAAATGTGCGAGAGTGAGCTGTGTTCTAGAAAAGCATTACCGACCAACCAGCCTGCTTACCACACTTTGAGAACTTCAGATCAATATGAAATGCTTTTAATTAAAGCTGCTTCCTCGCTTGTCAAGACGGTCATTCAATCTTCAGTAGAACAAGTGATTGATGAAATGTCTTTTGACAGCAATCATCAACCAAGTATTTTGCAGAGCTAA